GGATGTTGTCATTGTGAATACTTGTGCGTTTATTGATGCAGCAAAGCAAGAGTCAGTGGATACCATTTTACGTCTAGCGGCAGACAAGCATCCAGGTAAAAAGCTACTTGTCGCGGGATGTATGGCACAACGTTACGCAGAAGAACTGCTCTTGGAGATTCCTGAGATTGATGGACTTGTGGGTACTGGAGAGTTTCCACGCATTGTTGAACTCATCGAACAGGCGAAAAATGGAGAGCGTCCTAAGTGGACGGGTAATCCTGTTTATATTTATGATGAATTTACACCGCGTAAAACCTCTGGTGGACCTTCTGCATATATTAAAATTGCAGAAGGGTGCGATCATAAGTGTACATTTTGTGTGATTCCACAGATGAGAGGGACGTTTCGCTCGCGAACGATTGAAAGTATCGTGACTGAGGCGAAGCAACTTGTGGCACAGGGTGTACGCGAAGTGAATTTGATTGCTCAAGACTCAACACAATACGGATTAGATTTGTATGGGAAGCGACAATTACCAGATTTACTGCGCGCTTTAAATGATATTGATGGTTTGCAGTGGATTCGTTTGCATTATGCATACCCAGGATATTTTACTGATGATCTGATTGAAGCTTTTCGCATACTGCCAAAAGTTGTTAAATATATTGATATGCCTTTGCAACATTCAGAGGATCATATCTTGCGAGCCATGCAGCGTCCTGGACGGCAACGGCACATTCGCGAGTTAGTAGCGAAGATGAGAGATCGAATTCCTGGTGTGGTATTGCGCTCCTCGTTCATTGTAGGTTTCCCTGGAGAAACTGAGGAGGATTTTCAACGATTACAACTATTTGTTGAAGAGATTGGATTTGACCATATAGGGGTATTTACTTACTCTGCAGAAGAGTCTTCTCCAGCAGCCACCTTTTCAACTCAAGTTGATGATTCAGTAAAGGAACGACGCGCAAGTGAATTGATGGAAACTGCACGACGAGTCGCTTCGGCTCGGATGAGTCGTCATGTAGGTGATGTGGTGCCGGTGTTGATTGAGGGTTATGACCAAGATGATCATTCGATCTACGTAGGTAGAACACCGTTTGATGCTAAAGAAATTGACGGTGTTGTGTACGTGACGGGTCGGGATTTGCAGATTGGTACGATTGTTCCGGTTCGCATTTCGCATGCATTTGAATTTGATCTTGTGGGGGAGGCCGTCTAGGTGAATCTGGCTAACCGCATTACTATAGCCAGAATGATCATGGTTCCAATTGTCATGCTGTTTTTGCTGGTACGCATTCCACTATTTCAAGTGTACACAGGTGGACGTATCATCTCGGGTGGGGAACTCATTGCTGCATTCGTGTTTATAATTGCCGCCAGTACAGACAGCTTAGACGGATATATCGCTCGCAAAAGGAAGTTAATTACTAATTTCGGTAAATTCATGGATCCGTTGGCAGATAAATTGCTTGTGTCTACATCATTGATCTGTTTGGTGGCATTGCAAAAGGTTCCAGCGTGGATCGCGATTATTATTATTGCGCGAGAGTTTGCTGTGACTGGATTGCGTGCTGTCGCTTCCTCTGAAGGTGAAGTGATTGCAGCGAGCGGACTTGGGAAGTGGAAGACAGCATTACAGATGATTGCTCTGGTTGAAATTATGATCGGTGATTTCCCCTTTTCCTATATAGGGATCCCGTTTGATGTGATTACTCTGTACGCGGCAGCGATCATGACAGTTATTAGTGGTATCGATTATTTCATGAAAAATAGGCATGTACTTGGCGCGCAGTCATAACGTCAGGCCACTCGTTAGTGATAAGGGAGTTGGCAAAAGATGCTTTCTGCAGAATTGATTGCAGTCGGAACGGAAATACTGCTCGGTCAAATTGATAATTCTCACGCGCGCTATTTATCTGAAGAATTGGCTAAACTGGGTGTATCAGTTTATTATCACTCTGCAGTGGGTGATAATGTGGATCGCTTGACTGCGCTGATCAAGCGAGCGATGGCGCGATCGCAGATAGTGATTTTGACTGGTGGACTAGGTCCAACGGGTGATGATGTCACACGTGATGCGGTAGCTGAGGCGTGTAATCTTCCGCTGACTTTTTCTGCACAAGCGTATGAGGAACATGTACTGCCCTATTTTTTGCGTATGAATAAAGAACCATCTGAAACCAACCGGAGACAGGCCTTGCAAATTGGTGATGCCGAATTCCTCGTCAATCCGCGTGGAACAGCACCAGGACAGTATGTGCGCCATGAAGGTCACCATTTCTTTTTGTTGCCTGGCCCCCCGCTTGAGATGCGGCCAATGTTTGAAGAGTCGGTTCGTCCTAAAATAGCAGTTCTATCGGGTTCTTCTGTGATCCATAGTCGGGTTTTGCGCCTGTATGGAATTGGAGAATCAGATGTTGAATCGATGCTGCAAGACATGATGAGGGGACAAACAAACCCCACACTTGCACCTTTGGCATCTGAAGGTGAAATGGTTTTGCGCTTGACTGCAAAGGCGGCTGTGCGTGAAGAAGCTATAGCATTGATTGCGCCAGTTGAAAAAGAATTGATGAAGCGTTTGGGGCAGTATGTGTATGGCTTTGATGATACATCTCTTGCTCAAGTAGTGTTTCATGAACTGCAAGAACGCGGAAAAACCATTTCATTTGCTGAGAGTTGTACGGGTGGTATGCTTAGTTCTATGATTGTAGATTTACCCGGTAGTTCTGAGGTGTTTTTGGGATCTGTCGTATCCTATTCTGACGCAGTCAAGAGAGCGATCCTTGGAGTTTCAGAGAATTCACTCGAACAACACGGTGCTGTAAGTGAAGAGGTCGCAAGAGCGATGGCGCAAGGTGTGCGAGCAGCGCTTGGTACAGATTACGGAGTCAGTGTGACTGGCATTGCTGGCCCTGGTGGAGCTACAGTAGATAAGCCTGTTGGCTTAGTGTATACAGCAGTCGCTTCCGCCGATGGGGTAAAGGTTATGCGTAGAGTTTTTTCTGGCAACCGAATGCAAGTAAGAATAAGGGCAGCAAAATTAGCAATGTATTTGCTTTTACAAGAGTTAATTAGATGATGAGGGTGATTGGATGACGTCGTTTTTAGAATTTCAATTAAGCAAAAAATTACAAGAAGCCATTGATGAAATGGGCTATGAAGAGCCATCTCCGATTCAAACCACATGTATTCCTTTAATTTTAGAAGGAAAAGATGTAATCGGACAAGCTCAAACAGGTACGGGTAAAACGGCTGCTTTTGGTATTCCGCTAGTAGAAGCAGTAGGCACTGGTAGATTTGTTCAAGCTATTGTATTGCTGCCTACACGTGAATTAGCTATACAGGTAGCTGGAGAAATGCGTAAAATTGCTAAATTCAAACGTGTGCGGACATTGCCGATCTATGGTGGGCAATCAATTGGACATCAAATCCGTGCATTAGAACAAGGCGTCAATATTGTTATAGGAACACCGGGGCGCGTTCTTGATCACCTGCGCCGAGGCACGTTGAAGTTGGATAAAGTAAAGACGGTTGTATTAGACGAAGCAGATGAAATGCTCGATATGGGCTTTATCGAAGATATTGAGTCTATTTTGCAGACGATCCCAGAAGATCGACAAACACTTCTCTTTTCTGCGACAATTCCAGCTGAAGTTAAGCGTCTATCGAATCGCTATATGAAAAGCCCAGAGCATGTACAGATGGCTCGTGGAGAAATGACTGTGCCTCTGATTGATCAAGTGTATTATAAAGTGTTGGAGCGCACAAAACTTGATAGCATGTGCAGGATTATTGATAGTGAAGATGTTACACTTGGCATGATCTTTTGCCGTACAAAGCGTGGAGTCGATGAATTGACTGAAGCACTTATTTCCAGAGGCTACTTAGCAGATGGATTACATGGTGATTTAAGTCAGGCACAACGTGATCGAGTGATGAAACGGTTCCGTACAGGTGATATTGAATTATTGGTCGCAACCGATGTAGCTGCGCGAGGAATTGATGTTGGTAATGTCACGCATGTATTTAACTATGACATTCCACAAGATACAGAAGCATATGTTCACCGCATTGGCCGTACAGGTCGTGCAGGACGTCGTGGATTAGCTGTAACTTTAGTTACTCCAAGAGAATTTAAACTCTTAAAAACAATCCAACGGGAAACTAAAGCAACTATACAAGCTCGTGAAGTCCCATCGCTTGCAGATGTAGCGGAACGTCAAGCGGAGATTTGGCGCGATCGTTTACAGCAAACGGTGCAAAGTGGTGGACTTGCCTCCTATCGTGCTGTGCTTGGAAAATTGGTTGATGAATTAGATCCGATCGACCTTGCAGCGGCCGCCTTAAAACTAGCTTCTGCAGGTGAACTGGAAGCCGATGAGACGGAAAAGTACGATTTTGGCGATACGGGTGCAGCTTCTGGCATGGTGAGGTTCTTTGTTAATATTGG
This region of Sulfoacidibacillus ferrooxidans genomic DNA includes:
- the pgsA gene encoding CDP-diacylglycerol--glycerol-3-phosphate 3-phosphatidyltransferase — translated: MNLANRITIARMIMVPIVMLFLLVRIPLFQVYTGGRIISGGELIAAFVFIIAASTDSLDGYIARKRKLITNFGKFMDPLADKLLVSTSLICLVALQKVPAWIAIIIIAREFAVTGLRAVASSEGEVIAASGLGKWKTALQMIALVEIMIGDFPFSYIGIPFDVITLYAAAIMTVISGIDYFMKNRHVLGAQS
- a CDS encoding DEAD/DEAH box helicase, whose product is MTSFLEFQLSKKLQEAIDEMGYEEPSPIQTTCIPLILEGKDVIGQAQTGTGKTAAFGIPLVEAVGTGRFVQAIVLLPTRELAIQVAGEMRKIAKFKRVRTLPIYGGQSIGHQIRALEQGVNIVIGTPGRVLDHLRRGTLKLDKVKTVVLDEADEMLDMGFIEDIESILQTIPEDRQTLLFSATIPAEVKRLSNRYMKSPEHVQMARGEMTVPLIDQVYYKVLERTKLDSMCRIIDSEDVTLGMIFCRTKRGVDELTEALISRGYLADGLHGDLSQAQRDRVMKRFRTGDIELLVATDVAARGIDVGNVTHVFNYDIPQDTEAYVHRIGRTGRAGRRGLAVTLVTPREFKLLKTIQRETKATIQAREVPSLADVAERQAEIWRDRLQQTVQSGGLASYRAVLGKLVDELDPIDLAAAALKLASAGELEADETEKYDFGDTGAASGMVRFFVNIGRSARMSPGDIVRMIAEESGIPSNTVGKIDIFEKFTFVEVEEESAPFVFESLRQARVNGMRINLEPARPRSGDGSMRKFNKA
- a CDS encoding competence/damage-inducible protein A, with translation MLSAELIAVGTEILLGQIDNSHARYLSEELAKLGVSVYYHSAVGDNVDRLTALIKRAMARSQIVILTGGLGPTGDDVTRDAVAEACNLPLTFSAQAYEEHVLPYFLRMNKEPSETNRRQALQIGDAEFLVNPRGTAPGQYVRHEGHHFFLLPGPPLEMRPMFEESVRPKIAVLSGSSVIHSRVLRLYGIGESDVESMLQDMMRGQTNPTLAPLASEGEMVLRLTAKAAVREEAIALIAPVEKELMKRLGQYVYGFDDTSLAQVVFHELQERGKTISFAESCTGGMLSSMIVDLPGSSEVFLGSVVSYSDAVKRAILGVSENSLEQHGAVSEEVARAMAQGVRAALGTDYGVSVTGIAGPGGATVDKPVGLVYTAVASADGVKVMRRVFSGNRMQVRIRAAKLAMYLLLQELIR
- the rimO gene encoding 30S ribosomal protein S12 methylthiotransferase RimO, encoding MANQRVSIVTLGCEKNAVDSEVMVGLMEQKGYTMTDDPDLADVVIVNTCAFIDAAKQESVDTILRLAADKHPGKKLLVAGCMAQRYAEELLLEIPEIDGLVGTGEFPRIVELIEQAKNGERPKWTGNPVYIYDEFTPRKTSGGPSAYIKIAEGCDHKCTFCVIPQMRGTFRSRTIESIVTEAKQLVAQGVREVNLIAQDSTQYGLDLYGKRQLPDLLRALNDIDGLQWIRLHYAYPGYFTDDLIEAFRILPKVVKYIDMPLQHSEDHILRAMQRPGRQRHIRELVAKMRDRIPGVVLRSSFIVGFPGETEEDFQRLQLFVEEIGFDHIGVFTYSAEESSPAATFSTQVDDSVKERRASELMETARRVASARMSRHVGDVVPVLIEGYDQDDHSIYVGRTPFDAKEIDGVVYVTGRDLQIGTIVPVRISHAFEFDLVGEAV